The Hymenobacter baengnokdamensis genome includes a region encoding these proteins:
- the cas2 gene encoding CRISPR-associated endonuclease Cas2, which produces MYVILVYDIKQQRVSRMLKLCRRYLHWIQNSVFEGEISEVKLNELLSKARAILDEDEDSVILFKSRTQQWLEKQVVGRERSSLDTIL; this is translated from the coding sequence ATGTATGTTATTCTAGTATATGATATAAAGCAGCAGCGAGTCAGCCGGATGCTGAAGCTCTGTCGCCGCTACCTACACTGGATTCAGAATTCGGTCTTCGAGGGTGAAATCAGCGAAGTCAAGCTAAACGAGCTGCTATCGAAAGCACGCGCTATCCTGGATGAGGATGAGGACAGCGTTATCCTTTTCAAAAGTCGCACGCAGCAATGGTTGGAGAAGCAGGTAGTCGGGCGCGAACGCAGCTCACTGGATACCATTCTATAG
- the pdxH gene encoding pyridoxamine 5'-phosphate oxidase, producing MTDAELAALRQTYAQRTLLETDVLPDAVRQFRQWLDEAVAAQLPEPAALTLATVDAATGQPSQRVVLLKGLPDDAGFLFYTNYDSRKGHELASQPRAALNFFWPGLERQVRVEGLVEKAPADTSTAYFQSRPRGSQVGAWASPQSQVIGSRQELEAREHEIEAEFADQNPLPRPPHWGGYVLRPQRVEFWQGRPSRLHDRLVYEREASSGGWRISRLAP from the coding sequence ATGACCGATGCCGAACTGGCTGCCCTGCGCCAGACCTACGCCCAGCGAACGCTGCTCGAAACCGACGTGCTGCCCGATGCCGTGCGCCAGTTCCGGCAGTGGCTCGACGAGGCGGTTGCCGCCCAGCTGCCCGAGCCCGCCGCGCTTACGCTGGCTACCGTGGATGCCGCTACCGGCCAGCCCAGCCAGCGCGTGGTGTTGCTAAAGGGACTGCCCGACGACGCAGGTTTTTTGTTCTATACCAACTACGACTCCCGCAAGGGCCACGAGCTGGCCAGCCAGCCCCGGGCGGCCCTCAATTTTTTCTGGCCCGGCCTCGAGCGCCAGGTGCGGGTTGAGGGCCTGGTTGAGAAAGCGCCGGCCGATACATCGACCGCCTACTTTCAGAGCCGCCCGCGCGGCAGCCAGGTGGGGGCCTGGGCCTCGCCCCAGAGCCAGGTTATCGGTAGCCGCCAGGAGCTTGAAGCCCGAGAGCACGAAATCGAAGCCGAATTTGCCGACCAAAATCCTTTGCCGCGCCCCCCGCACTGGGGCGGCTACGTGCTGCGCCCGCAGCGGGTGGAGTTCTGGCAGGGCCGCCCCAGCCGCCTGCATGACCGCTTGGTTTATGAGCGCGAGGCGAGCAGCGGGGGGTGGAGAATCAGCCGGCTGGCTCCTTAG
- a CDS encoding YqgE/AlgH family protein → MKPGTLLLSQPFLGDPNFERSVILLCRHSPAEGAFGLVLTQPTSLTLGDVMDLPPGPAAALPLYTGGPVQPDTLHFVHRHAGLPGATDLGQGVYWGGDFDLLLAGLTSGGFGPDTVRLFIGYSGWSAGQLEQEIERGSWIKQPASAGKVFTLESDAFWRTILREKGGRYRALSNYPLDPRLN, encoded by the coding sequence ATGAAGCCCGGCACCCTTCTCCTCTCGCAGCCCTTCCTGGGTGACCCCAATTTTGAGCGCAGCGTTATCCTGCTTTGCCGGCACAGCCCGGCCGAGGGGGCGTTTGGCCTCGTGCTCACGCAACCTACCAGCCTCACGCTGGGCGATGTCATGGACCTGCCGCCGGGTCCGGCCGCCGCCCTGCCGCTCTACACCGGCGGCCCGGTGCAGCCCGATACCCTGCACTTTGTGCACCGGCATGCCGGGCTGCCCGGCGCCACCGACCTGGGCCAGGGAGTGTATTGGGGAGGCGACTTCGACCTGCTGCTGGCGGGGCTGACGAGCGGCGGCTTTGGCCCCGACACCGTGCGGCTTTTTATTGGCTATTCGGGCTGGTCGGCCGGGCAGCTGGAACAGGAAATTGAGCGGGGCTCGTGGATAAAGCAGCCCGCCTCTGCCGGGAAAGTGTTTACTTTGGAGTCTGATGCGTTCTGGCGCACGATTCTGCGCGAAAAAGGCGGTCGCTACCGTGCCCTGTCCAACTATCCGCTCGACCCGCGCCTGAACTGA
- a CDS encoding type I CRISPR-associated protein Cas7, whose translation MSVSFTARVYGCAVIKAINSNFNADFAHQPRTLPDGRVYATDKALKHTVRRYLKNTYPQDGILYFKRINDNMNPLTLADTYSYLTKAEGKGFEADSTDKKLVLRNLLGMQDVRLFGSTFAAKKGKFTVNLSIHGPVQFTHGLNQFFVGEQPTGDIYSEQISAPFSTDSGEEKEAAQSTLGRQSKLREGHYVYHFSVNPKNLADLTSVLATDSAEAAGLTQQDADRLKEALRVGVTYLDSASKAGSENELLLWVRLKDESKLVLPSFVEMVRVSRPIGGKARVDMGPMRDLLAHVASEVAAIELYYLPEQTELVDAPEGAQHGHLLTGNQL comes from the coding sequence ATGTCCGTTTCCTTTACCGCCCGCGTGTATGGCTGCGCCGTTATTAAAGCCATCAACTCCAATTTCAACGCCGACTTTGCGCACCAGCCGCGTACCCTACCCGACGGCCGCGTGTACGCCACCGACAAGGCCCTGAAGCACACCGTGCGGCGCTACCTCAAGAATACCTATCCGCAGGACGGTATTCTGTATTTCAAGCGCATCAACGACAACATGAACCCGCTGACGCTGGCCGACACATACTCGTACCTGACCAAGGCGGAGGGTAAGGGCTTCGAGGCCGACTCGACCGATAAAAAGCTGGTGCTGCGCAATCTGCTGGGGATGCAGGACGTGCGGCTGTTTGGCAGCACGTTTGCCGCCAAGAAGGGGAAGTTTACGGTGAACCTATCGATTCACGGGCCGGTGCAGTTCACCCACGGGCTGAACCAGTTTTTCGTTGGTGAGCAGCCCACCGGCGACATTTATTCCGAGCAAATCAGCGCCCCGTTCAGCACTGATTCGGGCGAGGAAAAAGAGGCCGCGCAAAGCACGCTGGGCCGGCAAAGCAAGCTGCGCGAGGGCCACTATGTGTACCATTTTTCGGTGAACCCGAAAAATCTGGCCGACCTAACCTCCGTGCTGGCCACCGATTCGGCCGAGGCGGCGGGCCTCACGCAGCAGGATGCCGACCGCCTGAAGGAGGCTCTGCGCGTGGGCGTCACATACCTGGATTCGGCCTCGAAGGCTGGCTCGGAAAACGAGTTGCTGCTGTGGGTGCGCCTCAAAGATGAGTCGAAGCTGGTGCTACCCTCCTTCGTGGAGATGGTGCGCGTGAGCCGGCCCATCGGCGGCAAGGCCCGCGTGGATATGGGCCCCATGCGCGACCTGCTGGCCCACGTAGCCAGCGAGGTAGCGGCCATCGAGCTCTACTACCTGCCCGAGCAAACCGAACTCGTGGACGCCCCCGAGGGTGCCCAGCACGGCCACCTGCTCACGGGCAACCAGCTGTAA
- a CDS encoding CRISPR-associated endoribonuclease Cas6, whose protein sequence is MRLHVYLETDRLVPFDYLPALVGAFNRWAGHDAARHDGLSLYSLSWLHGGRAGQGGVRFAEGAHWFISAPGQELVHRLVSSIVREPDLDFAGLRVRDVRLQATPEFAAGEQPFRVGSPVFIKHLPPEAKLGAPADHLLPGHPLADELLTATLRRKLRQAGLDDAGTAVRFDPALIATAKTKLFRYKQVQCRGSICPVLVSGSGEQIAFAWEVGVGDSTGIGCGALV, encoded by the coding sequence ATGCGCCTGCACGTTTATCTGGAAACGGACCGCCTGGTTCCTTTTGACTACCTACCTGCGCTGGTGGGGGCTTTCAACCGCTGGGCGGGGCACGATGCAGCCCGCCACGATGGACTTTCGCTCTACTCGCTAAGCTGGCTGCACGGGGGCCGGGCCGGGCAGGGCGGCGTGCGATTTGCTGAGGGAGCACACTGGTTTATATCGGCCCCCGGCCAGGAGCTGGTGCATCGGCTCGTGAGCAGCATCGTGCGGGAGCCGGACCTGGATTTTGCCGGCCTGCGGGTGCGCGACGTGCGGCTTCAGGCTACGCCCGAGTTTGCCGCTGGCGAGCAGCCATTTCGGGTGGGCAGCCCGGTCTTTATCAAGCACCTGCCGCCCGAGGCCAAGCTCGGCGCGCCCGCCGACCATCTCCTCCCCGGCCACCCGCTGGCCGATGAGTTGCTTACGGCCACCCTGCGCCGCAAGCTCCGCCAGGCCGGCCTCGACGACGCGGGAACCGCCGTGCGCTTCGACCCGGCCCTCATTGCCACCGCCAAAACCAAGCTTTTCCGCTATAAGCAGGTGCAGTGCCGCGGCAGCATCTGCCCGGTGCTGGTGAGCGGGTCTGGGGAGCAAATTGCGTTCGCCTGGGAAGTGGGCGTAGGTGATTCTACCGGGATTGGGTGCGGAGCGTTGGTATAA
- a CDS encoding type I-B CRISPR-associated protein Cas5 yields MQRLISVDWRATFGFLKKPDVNEGIYLTYNILHKPALLGILGAVAGLGGYGRPDYMRPERILEYRRKLAGMRVAIAPLEAIALPVAGPAASQHGSERGSFRKAVIKYTNTVGYANDGSTLIVSEQTLLGPAYRTWLLLDDANDTQADLLRRLQTQQAEFVPYLGKNEFPLWWENVREWDFQPFGGEQNFVMHSIFRKPSDQKLARNVTAGPAAALFGFSSAAGSFLYFERLPVGFQKMGKEEQYELAEFVLTDFELLPTNQLANLYKASYFNERVHLQFV; encoded by the coding sequence ATGCAGCGCCTCATTTCCGTGGACTGGCGGGCCACCTTCGGCTTCCTGAAAAAACCGGATGTCAACGAAGGTATCTACCTGACCTACAATATCTTGCACAAGCCCGCTTTGCTAGGTATTTTGGGGGCGGTGGCGGGGCTAGGTGGTTACGGCCGCCCCGACTACATGCGCCCCGAACGCATCCTCGAATACCGGCGTAAGCTCGCCGGGATGCGCGTGGCTATTGCCCCGCTTGAAGCCATCGCGCTGCCTGTGGCCGGCCCGGCCGCCAGCCAGCACGGTAGTGAACGGGGCAGTTTTCGCAAGGCCGTCATCAAGTACACCAACACCGTGGGCTACGCCAATGATGGCTCGACGCTGATTGTGAGCGAGCAAACCCTGCTCGGCCCGGCCTACCGCACCTGGCTGCTGCTCGACGATGCCAACGACACGCAGGCCGACCTACTGCGGCGCCTGCAAACGCAGCAGGCCGAGTTTGTGCCCTACCTCGGCAAAAACGAGTTCCCGCTGTGGTGGGAAAACGTGCGGGAGTGGGACTTTCAGCCATTTGGTGGCGAGCAAAATTTTGTCATGCATTCCATCTTTCGGAAGCCCTCAGACCAGAAGCTTGCCCGTAATGTAACAGCAGGGCCTGCCGCAGCTTTATTTGGATTTTCCAGCGCAGCCGGGTCATTCCTTTATTTCGAGCGGCTGCCCGTAGGCTTTCAGAAAATGGGAAAGGAAGAGCAGTATGAATTAGCTGAATTTGTGCTGACAGACTTCGAGTTACTGCCAACCAACCAATTAGCGAACCTATATAAAGCAAGCTACTTTAATGAGCGCGTCCACCTTCAGTTCGTTTGA
- a CDS encoding DUF349 domain-containing protein: MLPEETPTPAPTTPADQGATPADRLSIIEARLAEIRAKQAAAPAESATPAAPALSDTPPAAAVPPGGGATQTEADPLLSEPGLAQELGATTVPTPLPATPEAAAAAKTAHHVPAEAAEELSAPQARAVAHYGEAMSPAALSETAEPAPAQEMAPTASLASAEALDAAPQAVATLPTSATESAAEAHQAEVAHLSAESEADDYVPETPAPDFSTLDLESQAAHLVGLLRRPDARRNRQQILELNRQYETNVATARAASRQKLAEDANAPQEFSFQPPASQGELNQALQEFREGRARDAKAEDQSRAQNLARKQELLAQLRQLVESAETKDSSQKLKQLQADWKATGPVPQTDSQETWNTYHGLLDRYYANQGRFYELKELDRRRNQEAKEALIVRAEALKDAPGINKALDELKKLHDDWKHIGPVPGEQREPLWQRFLAASEAVHLRRKEFVDVRSAQEKENLAAKQALLARVLPFAEFTTERVNEWRSRTDELQEIKKEWEATGPVPRAQADQLNKQYWNAYKAFFNRKNEFFKSLDSEKNTNLQAKYALIEQAEAAQQNPDFDEARNIIIRVQKEWKDVGRVPEKQADKIWKRFRAACDSVFERPKQETRQREERQSAASSEQVTRLDKIAQQVAALSPEQPGTLEGFRALITEWQELDAAADQPGGGTTDRGEEQFHTLMGKYLDQTAGITPTDKEDLLFQLDIARLKARPQAQQAFTRKETGLRREIQELENDVATLQTNLDFFARSKNADQLRQEYQGRMQEARVRIDKLKKQLKQLRS; this comes from the coding sequence ATGTTGCCCGAAGAAACCCCTACCCCCGCCCCCACCACGCCCGCCGACCAGGGTGCTACGCCCGCCGACCGCCTGAGCATCATCGAAGCCCGCCTGGCCGAAATTCGCGCCAAGCAGGCCGCTGCCCCGGCCGAGTCGGCCACGCCGGCCGCTCCCGCCCTAAGCGATACGCCGCCCGCGGCGGCCGTGCCCCCCGGTGGCGGGGCCACCCAAACCGAAGCTGACCCGCTCCTGTCGGAGCCCGGCCTGGCCCAGGAGCTGGGTGCAACGACGGTGCCAACGCCCCTCCCCGCTACGCCCGAGGCTGCCGCCGCTGCCAAGACGGCACACCACGTGCCGGCCGAAGCCGCCGAAGAGCTGTCGGCCCCGCAGGCACGGGCCGTTGCCCACTATGGCGAGGCCATGAGCCCGGCGGCCCTCAGCGAAACCGCGGAGCCGGCCCCCGCTCAGGAAATGGCCCCGACAGCCTCGCTGGCTTCGGCCGAAGCGCTCGACGCGGCCCCCCAGGCGGTGGCCACGCTGCCCACCTCAGCCACCGAAAGCGCGGCCGAAGCCCACCAGGCCGAGGTAGCTCACCTCAGCGCCGAAAGCGAGGCCGACGACTACGTACCCGAAACCCCGGCTCCCGACTTCAGTACCCTCGACCTTGAAAGCCAGGCGGCCCACCTGGTGGGGCTGCTGCGCCGCCCCGACGCCCGCCGCAACCGCCAGCAGATTCTGGAGCTCAACCGGCAGTACGAAACCAACGTGGCCACCGCCCGCGCCGCTTCGCGTCAGAAGCTGGCCGAAGATGCCAACGCCCCGCAGGAGTTCAGCTTTCAGCCCCCGGCCAGCCAGGGCGAGCTAAACCAGGCCCTGCAGGAGTTCCGCGAAGGCCGCGCCCGCGATGCCAAGGCCGAAGACCAGAGCCGCGCCCAGAACCTGGCCCGCAAGCAGGAGCTGCTGGCCCAGCTGCGTCAGCTGGTGGAAAGCGCCGAAACCAAGGACAGCTCACAGAAGCTCAAGCAGCTGCAGGCCGACTGGAAAGCGACCGGCCCCGTGCCCCAGACCGACAGCCAGGAAACCTGGAATACCTACCACGGCCTGCTCGACCGCTACTACGCCAACCAGGGCCGCTTCTATGAGCTGAAGGAGCTGGACCGCCGCCGCAACCAGGAAGCCAAGGAAGCCCTTATCGTGCGCGCCGAAGCCCTCAAGGATGCCCCCGGCATCAACAAGGCCCTCGACGAGCTCAAAAAGCTGCACGACGACTGGAAACACATCGGCCCGGTACCCGGCGAGCAGCGCGAGCCCCTGTGGCAGCGCTTCCTGGCCGCCTCCGAGGCCGTGCACCTGCGCCGCAAGGAATTTGTGGACGTACGCTCGGCCCAGGAAAAGGAAAACCTGGCTGCCAAGCAGGCCCTGCTGGCACGGGTACTTCCTTTTGCCGAGTTTACCACCGAGCGCGTGAACGAGTGGCGCTCGCGCACCGACGAGCTGCAGGAAATCAAGAAGGAGTGGGAAGCTACCGGGCCGGTGCCCCGCGCCCAGGCTGACCAGCTCAACAAGCAGTACTGGAATGCCTACAAGGCCTTCTTCAACCGCAAGAATGAGTTCTTCAAGAGCCTCGACTCGGAGAAAAACACCAACTTGCAAGCCAAGTATGCGCTCATCGAGCAGGCCGAAGCGGCCCAGCAGAACCCCGACTTCGACGAAGCCCGCAACATCATCATTCGGGTGCAGAAAGAATGGAAAGACGTGGGCCGGGTGCCCGAGAAGCAGGCCGATAAAATCTGGAAGCGCTTCCGCGCCGCCTGCGACAGCGTATTTGAGCGGCCCAAGCAGGAAACCCGGCAGCGGGAAGAACGCCAATCGGCCGCCAGCAGCGAGCAGGTTACCCGTTTGGATAAAATTGCGCAGCAAGTGGCGGCGCTGTCGCCCGAGCAGCCCGGTACGCTCGAAGGCTTCCGCGCGCTTATCACGGAGTGGCAGGAGCTCGATGCCGCGGCCGACCAACCCGGCGGGGGCACTACCGACCGGGGCGAAGAGCAGTTTCATACCCTAATGGGTAAGTACCTGGACCAAACCGCCGGCATTACTCCTACTGACAAAGAGGACTTGCTTTTCCAATTGGATATAGCCCGCCTCAAGGCCCGCCCGCAGGCCCAGCAGGCCTTTACCCGCAAGGAAACCGGCCTGCGCCGTGAAATTCAGGAGCTGGAAAACGACGTAGCTACCCTGCAAACCAACCTCGACTTCTTCGCCCGCTCGAAGAACGCCGACCAGCTGCGCCAGGAGTACCAGGGCCGCATGCAGGAAGCCCGCGTGCGCATCGACAAGCTCAAAAAGCAGCTGAAGCAGCTGCGCAGCTAA
- the cas4 gene encoding CRISPR-associated protein Cas4: MRPITATLINLYHICHRELWLHAHEVRMEFFSDAVQDGKQLHETAYPQRADRNREIMLGGSKIDFYDPKTKVVHEIKRGNKAEQAHVAQVKYYLWLLEQHGAPGATGLLEYPRLRQTQKVELLPEDYAAIAAWEADIRCIVESEQCPPVINKPFCKQCSYYELCYVDE; encoded by the coding sequence ATGCGCCCCATCACCGCTACGCTTATCAACCTCTACCACATTTGCCACCGTGAGTTGTGGCTGCATGCCCACGAAGTACGCATGGAGTTTTTCTCCGATGCCGTGCAGGACGGCAAGCAGCTGCACGAAACGGCCTATCCCCAGCGGGCCGACCGCAACCGCGAAATCATGCTGGGCGGCAGTAAAATCGACTTTTATGACCCTAAAACCAAGGTGGTCCACGAAATAAAGAGAGGAAACAAAGCTGAGCAGGCGCACGTGGCCCAGGTAAAGTATTACCTCTGGCTGCTGGAGCAGCATGGCGCGCCTGGCGCCACCGGCCTGCTGGAATACCCGCGCCTGCGTCAGACCCAGAAGGTAGAGCTGCTGCCCGAAGACTACGCAGCCATCGCGGCCTGGGAAGCCGACATCCGTTGCATCGTGGAAAGCGAGCAGTGCCCACCTGTCATCAACAAGCCCTTTTGCAAGCAGTGCAGCTACTACGAGTTGTGCTACGTGGACGAATAA
- the cas1b gene encoding type I-B CRISPR-associated endonuclease Cas1b, protein MKKSLYIFNPGRMSRQDNTLKYTAYDEEGAEGQTKFLPIENVADLYVFGSLDANSALYNFLGKNGVSVHFFDYYEHYTGSFMAKEYLLAGRLQVAQTGHYTSLKKRLVVARKLVEGAAFNLLKNLRYYQGRGRQVAEEIAQIELYVSGLPYATTIAELMGYEGNIRQTYYRCFEQLVNVPGFTFSSRSTQPPQNELNALLSFGNMLCYAACLSQIYHTQLNPTISFLHEPGSRRFSLALDLAEIFKPLLVDRTIFRLLNKKEIQPRDFVRELDGCLLKEAGRKTFVRVFEERLKETIQHRRLNRSVSYQHLIKLECYKLTKHLLNMEEYQPFKAWW, encoded by the coding sequence ATGAAAAAAAGCTTGTATATATTTAATCCCGGCCGCATGAGCCGGCAGGATAATACCCTCAAGTACACGGCCTACGATGAGGAAGGAGCAGAAGGGCAAACTAAGTTTTTACCCATCGAGAATGTTGCTGACCTTTACGTATTTGGGTCGCTTGATGCCAATTCGGCGCTGTATAACTTCTTGGGCAAGAATGGTGTGTCGGTACATTTCTTTGATTATTACGAGCATTATACCGGCTCGTTTATGGCTAAGGAATATCTATTAGCCGGCCGCCTGCAGGTAGCCCAGACCGGCCATTATACCAGCCTAAAAAAGCGCCTCGTTGTGGCTCGCAAGCTGGTAGAGGGCGCGGCCTTCAACCTGCTCAAGAACCTGCGCTACTACCAGGGCCGGGGCCGCCAGGTGGCCGAGGAAATCGCCCAGATTGAGCTTTATGTATCGGGCCTGCCCTACGCCACTACAATTGCTGAGCTTATGGGCTACGAGGGCAATATTCGGCAAACGTATTACCGCTGTTTCGAGCAGCTGGTGAACGTGCCGGGCTTCACCTTTAGCTCGCGCAGCACCCAGCCGCCGCAGAACGAGCTGAATGCCCTGCTCAGCTTCGGTAACATGCTCTGCTACGCGGCCTGCCTCTCGCAGATTTATCATACGCAGCTCAACCCTACTATCTCGTTTTTGCACGAGCCCGGCAGCCGGCGCTTTTCGCTGGCGCTGGACCTGGCCGAAATTTTCAAGCCCTTGCTCGTGGACCGCACCATCTTCCGGCTGCTTAATAAAAAGGAGATTCAACCCCGCGACTTTGTGCGGGAGCTTGATGGCTGCCTGCTCAAGGAAGCCGGCCGGAAGACGTTCGTACGCGTGTTTGAGGAGCGTCTGAAAGAAACTATCCAGCACCGCCGCCTCAACCGCTCGGTGAGCTATCAGCACCTTATCAAGCTGGAATGCTATAAGCTAACCAAACACCTGCTAAACATGGAAGAGTATCAACCCTTTAAAGCCTGGTGGTAA
- a CDS encoding CRISPR-associated endonuclease Cas3'' — protein sequence MSASTFSSFESLLPQIPTLTGTVPNLDAYLGHLPAQGSAPNTPKEQLAEHITRVNSNATRLIQAHGLEPVIENLITDVCTQTGIRTWHFSGWLKELFLAAIAFHDFGKLNENFQRERMQQAQFVAVANGIQHHHAGLGAYIFFHYYFLKAFALQPLSSEVNPVMGLLLDFADLIALHHSPRLHESRWNEDIALLRRYLVLSGLEQVPDLNGVLEAKSKQNIRALVFSANGQAEGFSRFALLKLCFSLLTASDYLATLGYMQTGGDYTRLDALTLGILSAADKAAFSARFRSFDYNRAALSTPDQCADMTWEQVQERSKDNLNALRQKLLAEVVRAVRRQPEKPLYYLEAPTGAGKTNLSLAVALELLNHDERLGKVFYVFPFTTLITQTYDDIKCKLGLTDAQLVQLHSKAEYATRPVPGGEGSYGPAWHNHVDNLFVQYPITLLSHVRFFDLLKSNRKEANYLLHRLANSVVILDEIQSYSPTCWDHVNYFLLHYARQFNIRVVVMSATLPKLHALTREATAPEVVPLVAEASRYFQNANFAGRIRFNFELLGKDWRTRYAAKPVDEAERRAVLQELADTVAARCEEFATGNENRVAGIIEFITKKSAAGFAEAAQEHPILMGYQVRILSGTILEPRRREVVKWLKAADTRLANPRILLICTQVVEAGVDIDMDVGFKDRSLLDSDEQLAGRVNRNATRPPAPVYLFDLDSEAGIYGPDLRLKVARKLAAIDYERILREKDFNYLYGQVIDLLNSKEGKLTDSFGRYQELVRLLEYEAIDRQFQLIDNDTESAFIPLRLDKECFTNKECELLQAAGVFAGPDTSQTIDGQRVFEWYLATLKNKSGDFIRDREARQRLQSIMSKFTISVYPQLAAQLRGATPGQDWHNYGFVYLNEPAKYYSYEEGLLPTATFSSDIW from the coding sequence ATGAGCGCGTCCACCTTCAGTTCGTTTGAATCATTGCTTCCTCAAATTCCGACGCTAACAGGAACAGTGCCCAATCTGGATGCTTATCTTGGACATCTACCGGCACAGGGTTCAGCTCCCAACACGCCAAAAGAACAGCTAGCCGAACACATTACTCGCGTCAACTCTAATGCTACCCGCTTAATCCAAGCGCATGGCCTGGAGCCAGTTATAGAAAATCTAATAACTGACGTTTGTACGCAGACTGGCATTCGAACCTGGCATTTTAGTGGTTGGCTCAAAGAGTTATTCCTGGCGGCTATTGCCTTCCATGATTTTGGCAAGCTCAATGAGAACTTTCAACGTGAGCGAATGCAACAGGCGCAATTTGTAGCCGTCGCTAACGGCATCCAGCATCACCACGCGGGGCTAGGAGCGTACATATTTTTTCACTACTACTTCCTAAAAGCCTTTGCCTTACAGCCATTATCTTCCGAAGTAAACCCAGTAATGGGTTTGCTTCTAGATTTTGCCGACCTTATTGCCTTGCATCACTCTCCCAGGCTGCATGAAAGCCGCTGGAATGAGGATATCGCCTTGTTGCGGCGTTATCTGGTGCTATCAGGTTTGGAACAGGTGCCGGACCTAAACGGTGTATTGGAAGCGAAAAGCAAACAAAACATCCGTGCCCTGGTATTCTCAGCTAATGGCCAAGCAGAGGGCTTTTCTCGCTTCGCCCTGCTCAAGCTCTGCTTTTCGCTGCTGACGGCCAGCGACTACCTGGCCACGCTGGGCTACATGCAAACCGGCGGCGACTACACCCGCCTCGACGCGCTCACGCTGGGCATTTTATCGGCGGCGGACAAGGCGGCGTTCAGCGCCCGCTTTCGCAGCTTCGACTACAACCGAGCTGCCCTATCTACCCCCGACCAGTGCGCCGACATGACCTGGGAACAAGTGCAGGAGCGCAGCAAGGACAACCTGAATGCTCTGCGGCAAAAGCTGCTGGCCGAAGTGGTGCGCGCCGTGCGTCGGCAGCCCGAGAAGCCCCTCTACTACCTGGAAGCCCCGACCGGGGCGGGCAAAACCAACCTCTCGCTGGCCGTGGCGCTGGAACTGCTCAACCACGATGAGCGATTAGGCAAGGTATTCTACGTTTTTCCGTTCACCACGCTCATCACCCAGACCTATGACGACATCAAGTGTAAGCTGGGGCTCACTGATGCGCAACTTGTGCAGCTGCATAGCAAGGCTGAATACGCTACCCGGCCCGTGCCCGGCGGCGAAGGCAGCTATGGCCCGGCTTGGCATAACCACGTCGATAACCTGTTTGTGCAGTACCCCATTACGCTGCTCTCGCACGTTCGCTTTTTCGACTTACTGAAAAGCAACCGCAAGGAAGCCAACTACTTGCTACACCGACTGGCCAATTCAGTCGTTATTTTAGATGAGATTCAAAGTTACAGCCCCACGTGCTGGGACCATGTAAATTACTTTCTGTTGCACTACGCCCGGCAGTTTAATATTCGGGTAGTCGTAATGTCGGCCACGTTGCCCAAGCTCCACGCCCTCACCCGCGAGGCCACCGCGCCGGAGGTAGTGCCGCTAGTGGCCGAGGCGAGCCGCTATTTTCAGAACGCCAATTTTGCCGGGCGCATTCGCTTTAATTTTGAACTACTTGGCAAAGATTGGCGCACCCGCTACGCCGCCAAGCCAGTAGATGAGGCTGAACGCCGGGCCGTCCTGCAAGAGTTGGCCGATACCGTTGCAGCCCGCTGCGAAGAATTTGCTACGGGCAACGAAAACCGGGTAGCCGGCATTATTGAGTTTATCACCAAGAAGTCGGCGGCGGGCTTTGCCGAGGCCGCGCAGGAACACCCGATACTAATGGGCTACCAAGTGCGGATACTCAGCGGCACCATTCTGGAACCCCGGCGGCGGGAGGTGGTGAAGTGGCTAAAAGCCGCCGACACCCGTCTGGCCAACCCCCGCATCCTGCTGATATGCACGCAAGTAGTAGAAGCCGGCGTGGACATTGACATGGACGTGGGCTTCAAAGACCGGTCGCTGCTCGATTCGGATGAGCAGTTGGCTGGCCGCGTCAACCGCAATGCCACTCGCCCACCTGCGCCGGTTTACTTGTTCGATTTAGATTCGGAAGCAGGCATTTACGGGCCCGACCTGCGGCTCAAAGTCGCCCGCAAGCTCGCTGCCATAGACTATGAGCGCATTTTGCGCGAAAAGGACTTTAACTACCTCTACGGTCAGGTAATCGACTTACTCAACAGCAAGGAAGGCAAGCTAACCGACAGCTTCGGCCGCTACCAGGAACTGGTACGGCTGCTGGAATACGAAGCCATTGACCGCCAGTTTCAACTTATTGATAATGACACGGAATCCGCATTTATCCCACTTCGCCTTGATAAGGAATGCTTCACTAATAAAGAGTGTGAACTGCTACAAGCTGCCGGGGTATTCGCTGGACCGGATACAAGTCAAACCATTGACGGCCAGCGCGTTTTTGAATGGTATTTGGCAACGCTCAAAAACAAGTCCGGCGACTTTATCCGCGACCGGGAAGCCCGGCAGCGCTTGCAGTCGATTATGAGCAAGTTTACAATTTCGGTCTATCCACAACTAGCCGCCCAACTGCGAGGTGCCACGCCCGGGCAAGACTGGCACAATTACGGATTCGTATACCTAAACGAGCCGGCCAAATATTACAGCTACGAAGAAGGCCTGTTGCCGACCGCCACTTTCTCCTCCGACATCTGGTAA